CTCATGCCTCACCGCTCAGCGAATTGGCTTCTGAGGATTCCTTGCCTAGCAGCAAGTCCACAATGCTTTGCTTTTGACCCCTGAGGGCAAGCTGGAGGGGTGTGCACCCTGTTCCGTCCACCACCTCCAGCCGAGCACCAGCTCGCAGCAAAGCCTTGACGATGGGCACGTTACCTCTGAGCACTGCCAGGTGTGTGGGTGTCCATCCCACCTTGTTCTTACTGTTGACATCTGCTTTGTAATCAAGGAGACTCACAGTGCCGGGCAAGGTCCCGCGCTGCACCGCCAAATGCAGAGGAGTCCAGCCTCCGTTCTCAGTGGAATTCGGATCAGCTCCCCTCCTCAGCAGCTCGACGACAACCTCCTCTTCACTGTAGCGCATCGCCAAGTGCAGAGGTGTCCAATCCAGGCTGCCTCTGGTATTCACCTGGGCGTGGCTGTCCACCAGGAGGCGGATGATTTCCACGtgacccttcaaggatgccagaTGCAAAGGCGTCCACCCTTTGTCTGTCCTGAGGTCCACGTCGGCTCCGTATCGCACCAGAATTTCACAGATGAGGTATTTCCCTTTGGATACAGCCAGATGTAGAGGGCTACAATGATTCTGGTCTACGCAGTCAACCGCTGCACCGTTCTTCAGGAGATGCTGGACCACCCTGAATTTCCCTTTCTCTACAGCAACATGAAGTGGAGTCCGATGGTTCTGCTGCTTCTTTTCCACATCTGCCCCTTGGCTGGCCAGCATCTTAACAAGCCTGACTTGGCCATAGTAAGCGGCCACGTGCAAGGCAGTCCGGCCTTCGCTCTCCTGAACGTTCGGGTCGGCTTGGCGGGAGAGGAGGACCCGGACTACGTTTTCAAAGTTGTTCTGGGAGGCCAAGTGAAGGGGCGTCCACCCGTCAAGTTCTTGGGCGTCCACATTGGCCCTGTGGTCAAGCAACAGACGAGCGATTCTGTCATCCCCATTTTGAGCCACGAAGTGAAGCGGCGTCCAGCCATCCTTATCAGCCATGCCAGCATCTGCCCCGTGcttgaggaggagagagatgatCCCCAGAGACCTTTTCTGGACAGCCAAGATGAGGGCTGTGTAACTGCAGGGGATTTTCCAGTTCACGTCAGCTCCCTCCCTCAAGAGGGATGCCACCTTCTCAAAATTCCCTTGAGCCACCGTGAGGTGAAGCAAACCGGGGTTGTTTTCAAGGCTCTTGACGGCTTCTTCTGACATTATGAAGGATTCCAGGCTTTCAACTTCATTCTGACTGGAGCTGTAGGAGTCCTTATCGTTGTCGCcatctgaaaaagcatttgagaGTTTGCTGATCGAAACTGGCCCAGAGAGCTCCTTCCAGCTGCAAATTTGGCCAATTATGTCCGGCGCGACAGTTTCCTCTCCACTCCCCAACCCAGAGAGCTATGCTGCTGACGGGGCCAGTGATAGGCCAGTTCCTTCCCTTGGTCCTTCCTCCATATAAATATGGCTGCCCCACAAGGCCTGTCTGTTTGTGCAGCCATCCCATTACTGTGTTGTAATCACATGCCCAATCGAACTGatactgtagaaaagagcaagagtccagtagcacctagaagactaacaaaattggtggtagggtatgagctttcgtgagtcacagctcacttcttcagatactgaagaaatatctaaagaagtgagctgtggctcatgaaagctcataccctaccagggCTGGTGCATCCATGGAGGAGGGtctggcagccacctcgagcactgagggggcaccaggggaggggggtgcgccccgcggagctggcagtggcagtgctggttggctgagcaggagggctaggaAGCCACCCGCGTATTGCTctggccacctgccgcacctggcccacagctgctgcagccagccaggagcgcatgctggcggtggcagcatggggcagtctgagcgggcagcctcccagccctcccactcagttgccccgtgctgccgccgctgccatctgcacacagctgtgggccaggcgtggcaggtggccagggcagcgtgggtcaactgagtgggagggctgggaggccacccgcgcactgtcccggctgcctgccacgccaatggggctggctcacagtggcatgctgtgtgatgatgtcacatgcagtgatgtcatcatgcagtctgggtgcacacacacatgggggcagcaacagccctgaagctgcccccagcctcaggcgccagaaactctggtacTGGCCCTGTACCCTACCGTAAAcgttgtgagtcttataggtgctactggactcttgcgcttttctactgctacagacagactaacagggctacctgTCTTGATCTACCAACTGATACTGTTGGCTCTGTGCTCTGAGAGCTCACTTCCTGACCTGATCTCACCAAAACTGTGCTTAAGTCTTGTTCTTTTGGACCGGGCATCTCCAACTTCCCTTCTGTGCATGCCTCCTCTCCCTATAGGTCACCGTTCTGCAATTCGACCATGAAATGGACTTTGGAAGCCTTGTCAATTCAGCTAGAAccctcccccaacccccacaCGCAGAGACTTGATTCTGTCAAGGCAGCCGACACGTTTCAGTCAACTAACAAGTGCTTGAGGTATTTTTCTTAATTGGCTCCACCTTCTTTTACATAGCACAGTTTACAAGTTTCATTTGGGCTGAGAAGGTTGCATCTTAAAGCTGCTCACCACAGTCTATAAGATTCTCTACTCAACATGTTTTGAGCCTGTTGAACTGCCAACACGCTTGAGAGAATGCAGAAAGCATGACACTCACCAGTGTTGCTTGTTTGCTGAGAGAGGGCCAGTCCATCTTTGCTGTTCTTGTGGGTTACATGGACATGGAAAAGAACACGGGCACCATTAGCaataatcatagatccagaggagttagccatgttagtctgtagttgcaaaatagtaaagcgtcccatagcatctttaagactaaccaacttcattgtagtgtaagcttttgagaaccacagctctcttcgtcagatgcatctgacaaagagagcagtggctctcgaaagcttatgctacaaaaaagttggttagtcttaaagatgctatggGACTCTTTACTAATTAGCAATAATGAATGAATCGTGTGTATCACACTGTCAAGGCTCAGGTGCCCCTTAGAACCTTGAGTTTCACAGCTGACGTTACAGGGGTGGTCTTTTGAATATTTCAGCCCCACAAGACTTAACTAGGAGATGCagtggcgggctgggggaggtggagggCAGGATGGCATGGTGGCCTCCATATTGGAGTGTGGCGGGGACACCCTGTGGTCAGCGGTGCAGCCCTCACCATCCAGATTCAAACTCTGTGGCTGGGCAATCAGAGCAGGCTGGCCGGGGCAGGGAGAGGGCTGTGGACCTGGGAGGCGCAGTAAACTCTCAGGTCTGCTGGCAGCCCCTATAAAGAGAGGCGGGCTCCACCCCTCAGCAcgtggcctcttttaactccatcatggttgtctTGCGTATTTTGTCGCCTGCCTTGCCCCCAtagcgctccccccccccttgacgcTGGCCTGCAAAGGCAGTGCTGCTTGCGGGAGTTCGAATTCACAGGGGAAGAAATCCTTGCCCGTATTGCAGTATGCCTAAAACAGTGTGGCTTTCCCCTTACCTCTCTGCTCCCAGAGACGGTGGGCCTTATTGATGTCTTTCTGGAGAGGTGTTCCTTCTTCAGGCCCACCACTGGGCTGTGGATTAATGACAGCAACATTTCCATCTCCACTGAGATATCTAAGTAAGCAGGAAACGCTGTTACAACAGAGAGATTTACAAGCGCCACCCCCCATCACTTAAAGGGCAGCTAGTGAGGGATCTTTGTCCGTTttaacctgatctggaattctgATTCAGGCTAGTATAGACTTAGCTGGGCAACTGGGCAACAGCTTTTCAAGGAAATCTCTTTGGCTACCAAACCTGCAAAGCTCGGTCTTTTCTTGGGCTCCTGGTCCCAGCACCTCTTCATCAAGTTGACCACCTGCTGGCGCTCCCCCGGCCAGTCCTCGCAGAGGAGATCCAGGCTGGGACGTTCGCCTGCAGCTGTGCCCATGATAACGGTCACCACGCTGGCGCCTACAAAAGAAGCCCCCTTAAACATCTGCCATATATTTTCCTTTATGGACCTGCAAAGATTTCCAGGATGAGGTTCTCTAATCATCTCCgcttctcattttcttttcttttttaatgttataaatGTCAGTCTCATCTTTATCTTGCCGGAACAGAAGAGCTGACAATCATTCTAAAACACAAAAAGTTATAATGTCACAAACAAAATGCAAATAAATGTTAAAGCGCtacagtgatggatatagatttggaggttttttatatacttatttttatatactaaacctatgctttttcagtattacatgctttgcactttttctatgctcaggagccaaagtactacttgtaatgtaacctgcaagaatttgacacttgaaacaagaagacttgaaactctgtaagaactgatatactgctttta
Above is a genomic segment from Eublepharis macularius isolate TG4126 chromosome 14, MPM_Emac_v1.0, whole genome shotgun sequence containing:
- the ANKK1 gene encoding ankyrin repeat and protein kinase domain-containing protein 1; translation: MGTSTIFSKGDFEEDWLQLASGGSAQVFRVRHKKWRTGYVVKCFLGLQRDPTFDRTSLDFLREEAAKMEKVKFQHIASVYGICDSPVGIVMEHAASGSLEKTLPTHQMTWQLKSRVIHETSLAMNFLHSLKPPLLHLNLKPGNILLDAHMHVKISDYGLFKWMETSSGLPYIERSALRGSLSYVAPEMLLQSTNLPGTKCDVYSFGIVMWEILTQKKAYAGASVVTVIMGTAAGERPSLDLLCEDWPGERQQVVNLMKRCWDQEPKKRPSFADISVEMEMLLSLIHSPVVGLKKEHLSRKTSIRPTVSGSRENSKDGLALSQQTSNTDGDNDKDSYSSSQNEVESLESFIMSEEAVKSLENNPGLLHLTVAQGNFEKVASLLREGADVNWKIPCSYTALILAVQKRSLGIISLLLKHGADAGMADKDGWTPLHFVAQNGDDRIARLLLDHRANVDAQELDGWTPLHLASQNNFENVVRVLLSRQADPNVQESEGRTALHVAAYYGQVRLVKMLASQGADVEKKQQNHRTPLHVAVEKGKFRVVQHLLKNGAAVDCVDQNHCSPLHLAVSKGKYLICEILVRYGADVDLRTDKGWTPLHLASLKGHVEIIRLLVDSHAQVNTRGSLDWTPLHLAMRYSEEEVVVELLRRGADPNSTENGGWTPLHLAVQRGTLPGTVSLLDYKADVNSKNKVGWTPTHLAVLRGNVPIVKALLRAGARLEVVDGTGCTPLQLALRGQKQSIVDLLLGKESSEANSLSGEA